ttaaatatttcaacataTTGAGTTGCTTCTAGATTCTTGCTTCTCAAGATATTTGCATATCACGTCTCATCAGGTCAGTAATACAAATCATGAAAGTTTCTGTTTGAGGTCTAACACTTTTTGCAGAGCATGGGCTTAATTAGATTTgaatagtaagttgagatgagataagatgaaaattgaaagttgaataaaatattattagaatattatttttaatattacttttgttttgaaatttgaaaaagttgaattgtttattgtattttgtttggaagtttgcgaaagttgtaataattagatgaaatgagatgagttgagagtcTTCTTGTATCCAAACAAGGACCTGGGAGTTATGTTAAAAATTGGGATGACCATCCATATAACTCGTGTCATATACATTTCTAAGTGCATATGCTGTCAAGTCATCTACCAGGGAATGCAGAGGTTGTTATGTTGCCTTAGTATTTCGGCTCTATGCTCAAGCCAGACATTGAGCAAGGATGCAGATCCCAGGCCTGCTAGGCTACTACAGTAATAGATCCTAGACGTTGCAGCTGAGGAAATCATCAAGAATCATTTGGAAGGTGCAAAATGTTTCATTATTCTAGTATGGAATGAAAAAAGACCTCAACACTGTGCAGAGGTCTCAGGATCAAGTATCCTAGCAGTGGGAGATCTAGCATCGCAAGTAACTGGAAATAATTGgtcctttttatcttttctcacTTGCCCATTGTTTCAGCATTTGAAAGCTTGTACCTTCAGATGAACAACTTTTTGttctagttatttttttatataagcttGAAATAAGTGTTTCCTGCATGCAGTGACTCTCAATTCTAGAATACATTAAGTTATTCTGTCTCTAATTCTGCATTTTCGTGCATGAAATGTTGGTTATATTCTCTACAGATACGTTGGTAGCATGCGCACTCAGTTTCCTTGCTTGTTGACAGGCTGCAGGGAGAatttttgtatactttttaAGCTGAACAGTTGAAGTCCTTGGGCCCACGCGCAAGCTGTTTAGGCACAGTGGATTCAATCCACTCTTTTTTGTTCCTGCTTCGATGTTTTAAATCGGCAAAACTGCTCATGGCCCCATGGGATGGATGGTCCTAACATGCTTCGCTTGTGCAAATCGGCACATCAAGCAATAAGTTTGCCAGCACAGTTTTTAAAAAGGTTTCTTTGAAGTAGACAGAACAATTATTTTGTCTTTGGCACTGCAACGCAAGTGACACCTCCCTCACTCTTATCTCATGTAAAGATAATTGAGCCCAATAGaaggaagaagataaaaaaataaaaataaataaaaaaataaaataaaataaaagagatgaaGACTGCCAGAATCAAGATTTTGCAGATCAAAACCATAACGGTCCGGTCCACGAAGTTGTGACAATGTTGTTTTCAGTTTCCAAAGGATGCTTTTGGTGTGGTGGCTGTGTCGGATTGGAAACAGCATATTCCGGATAAGGTCCACCTCACTCCTGCCTTATTAATTCGCATTGAGAGTAGATGGATAATCTTACTTTCCAGGCATGACATTTTTTATACTTTAACTCTAAAGGCTAATGACGATGGTGTACTTCCTTAACCATAAAGGCTTTAGGTCGAAGGCTATAGTTCAAAACAAAAGTTATAAAGAGAGTTGTTAAGACttggagttggagttggtgaTTACACAGCTCAAAAGCTTAGTGGTCCATTCTTGAAATTTAATGCCTAAACTCGTGCTAACGTCACGAGTCTTGTCTTGTGGTTCTAAGACTTTCTCACTAAAAATgcattaaaatttttgtatctTATTTTCCAGGCAAGAGAGATCTGTCACCTAACAGTGGATTAAGACCTTCTATAACTTTCTATTCAAACATTAATTTACAATTCAGATAGAGATAGACAGTCTGTAAATCTCACAGCATAAACTTAAGGCCAATGTGCCAAATGTCAATGATAATGAGCTTCTTAAGTGCTTTTACTAacttcattattcaaacatgCGACTTTACTTCAGTAAATGAGACAGACAGGGTTGTCATACCAAGACCACAGAAAGCACGCGCATATTAGTTTTTGGATGAAAAGAGTTCACTAAAGTAGGCACTGCCTGGTGGGTGCgcaagttagaaaaaaaaaaatggtcccAAGGAATAGCTTTTCCCATTgcaaagaatttgaaaagggaAGGAACGAATGAGTGTGATAAAACTGTAAACTCGCGGCCTGTGTTTTACAGCTGTCCTTTGTTTAGTCATTCTCATCACGAGGATTTCGAGCTAAAAAAAGAGAGGCATTTATTTATGGTATTTATCgaataattcttataaaaattgaatttaaggagttttttttttcctgagttTGATAAGTTTTTCAACTACGTACCTTGAATTCGGGTTTACACAGCTTTTTCGACAATTTACAGAGGAAAGAAATGGTATGGTAGAGAAATGTGAATACACAATTTACAGAGACTCCACTAGTGAATTTTACAAAGCACGAGTGCAGAACTGCAAAATATCCTTCTTCATATTCCTCCAGTCAGCTACCACTCAGAGACAGTGAGTCAGATTTTGCAGAACCGAGTAACTGTATTTAATTTTCACAACCTCCAAGCCTACTACCACGCCCGTTATTCTTTACTTTCCTCCTCTGCTTTTCCGCTCTCGAACCCTAGAAAAATTCACCTCGGATGCAAATGGGTCCGCCCCACAAACCTTAGAAACCCACCAGTTCGCAGACAATCAGATTCAGCAAAACCCCACTTCACCCATGGCCGCATTATCCATTTCCGGGCACCTCGCTGCCTTaagtttcttcattttgttcttcGAATCATTGGCTATAGACCCAGATTCTTCTTTCTCATTCACACGGTTCGAGAATGATTCAATAATCGAGTCCAAAATTGCTCTGTATGGGGATGCAAAGGTTGTTGATGGCGGCTTTCAACTAACTGGTCCAGCGAGCTCGAGGGCTGGACGAGTTATGTACAAGAGCCCCATTAAACTTGTGGAAGGCAACTCCAGAAATCTAGTTTCTTTTTCGACATACTTCTCGTTCTCGATGTCTACGGGCAATGGCGATGATTTAGATTTCCTTATGGTTCCGAGTGGTTTCAACATCAGCGAGCTTGGCAATACTTCATCTGGGCTTTCTCTAGGATCTGGGAAGACTAAAATTAAGGTTGTTGCTGTCAAGTTTTATACGTTAAGGGATGATACTAATGGTTTGGTTAAGAATCATGTAGGAATTGGTGTGGGTAGTTTTGTATCAGAGATATTTAGCAAGGCGTCAGCTTATAATTTAAGTCGTAGTAGTGGAAAAGCCCATGCTTGGATAGATTACGAAGCGGGTTCAAAGCGAATAGAGGTTAGGTTGAGTGACGATGGTCATTCGAGGCCCTCTGGTCCGTTGCTCTCGTACCGAATGGATTTGTCGAAAGTGTGCGAGGATGAGAAAGTGTTTGTAGGCTTTAGCTCGTCGAGCAGGAATTCTTCCAGTACATGTTTTCTGCATTCATGGACTTTCAGGCTTAGGCATGTTCCGAATTGGATGCATTCCGAGCCATTGGATCCCAAGGCATTTGCTAAAAGCACAAAAACTTTGGCAGCTCGAAAGAGTTGCGACTGTCTCTCAAGATTGCTGGCTATGATGATTTTCGGTGCTGCCTGCGGAGCATTGGCGGCATTCACTGTGTTGTATTTGTGGACAATTTTTGGGCATAGGCGTCCGGTGGTGCCGGAGGAGGAGTTTTCCATGCAGCCCATGGATTGCGACTGCAAGAAAGTCGGAGTAGTTGTAGAGAAAGCCATCAAAGATGGCAAGTAGGTGTTTGAGGTGTTCTGTTGGATGCCGTGTTGTAAATCACTATCTTTTGCACTTGTAGCTTCACGTTTTGTGACATTCTTGTGATTTGGTTATCAATTGTCGAAATGTGCTTTTGgtaacatattctccaatcTGGGTGAACACCAGAATCATTCTAGAAAACCATCCTCCGTTTCATGGCTCAAATATCCTTTTGCTGGTTTTttaatcctttttacttttaatGCCTCCTCACAGTTATTTAGGACCTGCTTATGAAGCAATATATATTTGCTTGCAAGCCTTTCAGCCGTTGTCAATAATGTTGCATGTTGAGATAACAACAAAGTCTGtagaagataaatataaatcacaccatgaagatgaagataaaagcCTACATAATAGGAAGAGTGATCatgataaaagttttgaatgattGTTCTTATCTTTGATCTTATCTCCTCTGTTTAcacttatcttttttttctttttctttttttttcttttttttttttttaagaagagacgAAGGTCACATGTCCACGAGTGACCCcctctcaattttattaatagccctcacttgtggcggaggaaaaccgtgatTACAACCTGATGCCTGGAGGTTACAGAAGACAAGACCCAAAACCCAAGCATAAAAAACAAAGGACACCCAAACAAATTACAAAGGAAAACATGACTCCTAGACCCAAAACCAGActtaagaaaaaaaggaaacacCTGCAAAAGAAACCACCAACAAGTAAGGATAAGGTAATGctaaccaaaacaaaaacatacctAGAAAAGCCACTACGAAGTACGAAGATAGGGAATGCCAAGTCTATCCATACAGAGAAGACCCCTAAGGTTACTTGGCAAACCTTGATCCCCTGCCCACTCCATGTTCGAACCTCCAGCACCTTGCTTGGCAAGATAGTCTGCCACAGCGTTACCTTCACGATAAATATGTTTCATCATATACTCCATGCAAGAAAGGTAGGCATGtaattcatcccaaaaatcctctaAATACCAAATATTACATGTTCCTTTAGTGACCCAAGAGACAAGGAGTTGAGAATCAGTCTCAATCTGAATCCTAACAAACCCAAGCTGATAAAAACGACGAACCCCTTCCACTAAGCTTCTCATTTTAGCAAAATTATTGGATCCATGTCCCAGAAAAACAGAATAAGCAGCCAGAAGCTTACCACCTGCATCTCAAATCACACCGCTTGCACCTGCCATCCCAGGGTTTCCCAAACTACTTCCATCAATATTCAGCTTCACCCAATCCTGACGGGGTCGAGTCCACTGCACCACTCTGACTTTCTTCTGGATCATAGGTAAAACTGGAATATCCAGGCGATTAAGAATATCTACATCCTTGTTGGAAATCTTGGAAACTCTCATAGTAAACTGCGTAATATTCCTAATCTAATATTTAATAGCCTGTCATACCTCCTCAGCCGTGTAATACTTATCTTCATATCTAGCTTTACATCTCCTATCCCATATCTTTCAAGAAATAATAGAGGGAATGAGCCCAAAAATAATCCTTAACTGTGAAGACTTGCTAGTGTGCCGGAACCAAAAATTAATTTGCTCTTTCCAAGTTTGGAAAACCCCCATATAAACACCCAAGTGAGTCGCAGCCAAACGCCAAATTTGTCTAGCAAAGTCACTAGAACAAAGAACACGATTCAGGTCCTCTATATGACCCCGAGAACAGCAGTTGCATTTAGAAACAATGGGGATACCAGCCATTCTGATCTTCTCATCTACGCTCAAGCAATTATGAATAGCCTTACAGATCATAATGGAAATTTTCTTAGGGAGATTATTATGCCAAATCCAAGTGACCCAAGTTAAGGAAGGCGCGCGAACCCTTATACAATCCCAAGCACTTTTTGTAGTAAAGTTGCCATCATCTGTTTTCAACCAAATTAAACCATCCTGACCATCCTTTCTTTTAGCCAAGAATTGATAcaaatcaaaagctttttgatGACCCACCAGCCTTTCTAGAAGAGAGATATCCCACCCATTTTCAATTCGACACTCTTTAATCTTCAACTCAGGATTTGACAAAACAGGATGATTGCTATGAAGAGGACCCCCCTCCTCCCAATTATCATACCAGAACGAAATATTTCCATCTCTCACCATCCATTTAGATCTATTTAAAACCTTCGGAATGCATCTGGCAATCGACTTCCAAAAACGAGTTCCCTTAGTGGGCTCCAAAAGGGATAAATGTTTACCCTTAGCGTACTTTTCTCTAAAGAAATGAGCCCATAAAGAATTGCCTTTAATGAGACGCCATGCCAATTTCCAATGCAAAGCCTCTTGAAGATCGCTAAAATCCCTAATGCCCAAACCTCCTTCATCAGGAGGTCtacaaatatgagtacaagaaatccatttctttttccctttgccATCAGAatcaccccaaaagaaagaattcAAAAGTCTATTAAGAGCTTTGATCACTACCTTTGGAACATGTAAAACAGCAAAGAGATGAATGGCCATACTAGACAGAACATGACGGAGAAGAATAAGGCGACCACCCGCAGAAAGCAGTTTCATTTTCCAACctgcaattttcttttttactttcccAAGAAGCTCACCAAAATCAGAAACCCTCAATTTACCCACCACAATAGGCACACCCAAGTACTTGAAAGTAAAAGAGCCTTCCAAAAAGCCAGAGAGACGAAGAAGAGAATTCTTTCTGTAGTTCGGGATCTTTATAGAGAAATAAATAGCACTCTTCTCCATATTGAGAACTTGGCCAGTCCAATTCTCATAAAGCTGCAAAACCTTCATCAGATTCCTTAAAGACCTCCGACCACCATTAGCAAAAATGACtatatcatcagcatacataagatgagaaataataGGGGTACCTCTGGCTTGAGTAAAATGACCAATTTTTCCATGCTCAAAAGACTGCTTAAGAAGACGAGAGAGCACCTCTTGCATAATGATAAACaagtagggagagagagaatctcCTTGTCTCAGACCACGACTAGCTTTAAAGAAACCTATGGAAGTACCAttcatattaatagaataccAAGGAGTGGTAATACACTCCTTAATCAACTCACAGAAATGGGGAGAGAAACCAAAAGAAACCAAGGCatgtaaaagaaaattccagtccactctatcataagctttcGACATATCAAGTTTAACCATAATATTACCACCATttgattttttatgaatagagTGCACCATCTCCTGAGTTAAACTAATGTTCTCAAAGATACTACGTCCCGGAAGAAAAGCCCCTTGCTCTTGAGAAAACATCTTAGAAAGAAGCTTAGTCATGCGACCCACTATAATTTTTGCACAAATCTTATAAACCACCGTGCAGAGACTAATAGGACTAAACTTGTCAAAACCAGTGAGTTTATCCATTTTAGGAATAAGAACAATAGAAGAGGCCGTATAAAACCTGGGAAGCGacttattatgaaaaaaatccaaaacaactTCCAACAGGTCTACATTGACAATATCCCAGCATACTCGAAAGAAACCAGAGTCAAAACCATCTGGGCCAGGACTACTATCAATAGGAATACTGAAGAGTGCAAGCTTAATATCCTTCATAGAAGGGGAACTACACAACTCCATATTCTCTTCCTCAGTAATCACAGGTTGAATCAAATCACTTAAGTTAGGAAGCTCACGAGTGTCACTTTGacccaaaaacaaattaaaataatccacAGCAGCCTTATGAATATCAAAAGGAGTATTAAAAGAGGTGCCATCAGCTATGCACATGGTACTCACCCTTTGTTGATTTTTAGCATTCAGAtaaacatgaaaaaatttagagtTATTATCCCCATCAAATAACCAACTTTTCTTGGCTAAATGAGAAAGACGAGTGTTTTCCCTATTCATCCAAATATCCAATTCCAATTTAGAAGTCAGGagatcattttcatcttcctCATTAAACCTAACTTGAAGACGATTATCCAGAATATCAATACGGTTCTCTAATTCAGAAATATTCTCCTTAGTCCTACCAAAAACCCGTTTATTCCAATCTCTAAGAGCCACCTTGAGCCCTTTTAATTTAATAGAAAGATTATTAAGCCCAAAACCATGCCCCTCTTGATTCCAAACCCCCTTTATCAAACTAAGAAAGTCAATATGATCAGTCCACATATACTGAAATTTGAAAGAACTAGGACCATACCTGAAGGGGTCCTCTCCCGTTTTAATAATAAGAGGGGAATGATTCGACGTAGTGCGAGCCAAAACCTGGTAAAACACATTAGGAAAACAATTAAGTAAAttagaatcaataaaacaaaGATCTAACCTTGCCCAACTGCGAGCCAAGCCGCTTTGATTGTTGCACCAAGTCATTCGCGGACCTTTAAAGCACATATCCCACAACCCACAAGTTTGAAGACAAAGATTGAAATCCTCCATCGCTGCAAAAAGACGGGGATGACCACCTCTTCTTTCCGAATAGTCTTTGATGATATTAAAGTCACCACAGAGAATCCACGGAAGATTTCCAGTATCCATAGCTTCCAAATTCTCCCAAAGTATCTTTCTTTCTAGCTAACTACATTTAGCATAAACAACCGTAAGGATGAAATGAAACCCTTGCCCCTCAACTCTTACCGTCATAAATTGATTTGAGGCTCCCCAAAAATGAATTGTAACGTTCGAGTTCCACAACAACCAAATTTTAACATTATGTGCTTCATTAGTAGCAAAGAACTCATACCTCCATTGACCCAAAAATGAAGTGATTTTTTCCTCACGCATAAACGGTTCAGCCAAAGCAACTATACTAGGCTTATAAGTTTTGATAATAGTCTTAATCCGAATTTTGGAAGTTCCAACCCCTCtaatattccaaaataaaataggaCTGATCATAGATTAAGTTTTGAGGGATGAATTACCGCCCTAGTGGAATTCCTTTTTTGAAACTTGCCCATGGACTTTCGCGGTCGTTGTTCTGAGTCAGTGCAATACTCTTTTCTCATGTCCTCCTTAAAACTGTCTTTCTCTATTTCCTGATCTGACTGGACTTCGTTATTTAGCTCCTGCTCTCTCATGTTAATAGCTTCCTCATCATCATTTACCTCTTCTATATAAGCCTCATGCATGCTATGCCCAACCGTATTTTCAATGAGCAAAGAACACTTCCTTCATACCTCTTCACCTCGGAATGGCCCCTAGGCAAAACCACTTCCGTGATAGTCTCTTGAATCTTCAAACACTGGTCCATGTCCGCATCGGGTCCCTTCTCACCTTGGTTCATAAGTGTCATCTCTTCATACAAGTTCTTAATCACGGCTATATTCAAACATTGTCCCTCATGCAATGCCTTATAACTTGTAAGACCAATATCTGCAATAGCATCCTCCACTTGAGTATCCCCTGCATCCTTTAAATTCTGTTCCACTAGAATCAACTGCATGTCATGTGAAGCCTGGATTTCTGAGGGAATTTCCTGAGTCATCATCGCCTCACCTGCAATTTTATCCGAGACCAAATCCACCTGCATAATCGGCTACACCTGTATTTCTTCCTGAGCCTTCTCGCTTTGAACCAAAAACTGAACTTGGGAGGAAGATCCCTCATGGTGAACCACTCCCTTCTCTAAATTTTTCGATTCCTCTAAAAGTTTCAAAGGTTGTTTTTCCGTCAGTTTTACCTCACCTTCCTCATGCTTCTCAACTTGTTTAACCCACTGTTTTTCTCCCTTCATCCTCTTCTGCGGCTCCCCCATCTTACGGCATGTTTTTGAATTGTGTCCCTGACACTTACAGAAATGGCAATAAGCCGGCAAAGTCTCAAAAACAACCTCCTGCCGCCGACTACATGGAATCCCAGGTTTGCCAATCCAGAAAAATGCCATTGGCTCCTTAGATGAATCCACCTCAAGGCAAACCCAAGCCCCATCTGTTCTTGTCGCACAAAGAGTCGAGTTATCGCATCTTATGAATTTGCCAATGGGTGCAGTGAGCATTTTCAATACTGAAGGTTGATAGAAGTTGGGTGGTAAACCCGGTAAAAATACCCATACCGGAACACATGAAGGCTCAAAATTTTCATCGAAGTCCGGTGTCCAGGCGAATGGTCTATAGAAAACTCCATTGATGTCGCACGATTCCCTGGACAGGGCCTTGTTATAATCTGTCTCGTTTGTCATCCAAATGAAAACATGTCTCGGGCGTTGCATTGTAGAAACCATAGGCATTGAAGACAACCCCCAGCGACTGCGTATGAAGGATCGCACCGCATCTAAAGATGGTCTCTGCCTGAGAAACTTTAAGACGATGGAAAAATGAAAAGGCTGGGCCATTCTCTCGATCTCCTCCGCCGAGAGGGTGAAAACCAGTTCACCGTCTAATGCTTTTGGCTGCTGGAAAGGAACCTCCATCTCTGGAAGTGGCTGTGGCACCGCCGAGACTAGATCGGCGAAAGATCTGGGCGGGGCTGCCAAAGGCGGCGAGCCATCAAGGGCTGCCATGCAGCCGGCGTAACATAACCTTTCGTTTGTAGCAATCCAAGTAATATACACGGCTCTGCAATATATTAGCAATCCAAGTTTTCTCAATACTCTTATATGGTATCAAGATCCAAAAGACCAACATTCTCCTTATGTCATCCTCCTCAAAAATGTCATCTGTGTCCCCCAAAAGTCCTCCAAAAATCGAACCCGCCCTTACCACTCCTCACCATATCCAAgtcaaactcacaaaagacaactatctacaacaaaaaactcaactcacacTGTATCTTTGCAGACAAAACTTGCACCGCTATGTCGATGGCCAACTCTCTCCACCTCCCACAcacatctcttcttcttcctactCCACTCCTCTGCCAAACCCATCGTATGATTCCTAGTTTGCTCAAGACAAAATTATTTCAAGtactcttctttcttctctatcTGATTCAATTCTAAATCAAGTTGTTGGTATAACCAATTCTCGAGACCTCTGGCTCACCCTAGAATGCATGTTTTCTACCACGTGCAATGCATGTGTCATGCATACTCGTTTTCAACTAGCCACACTAAAAAATAAGGTGGTCTCTCCAAGATTATTTCCAAAAGGCCAAAAATTTAGCCACTGTTCTTGCTACCATTAGTCAGCCATTAAGTGACTCAGAAATCTCATCCTATATACTTGCTAGCCTCCCATCTGCATAGAGTCATTAGTCACTTCCATCACCACCAGATTAGAACTCGTGTTTGTGGATACCCTCTTTGGTTTTCTTCTCCAACATGAACTACAGCTTgaatagctctctctctctcatccaatATTGGCATCCGCTCTGCCAACTTCACCAATCGCTCTTCCTCAACTCCAGGCCGTGGTCCTTGCAACTCCAAGGGCTTTTCATATTGTGGTGGGCGTTCTTGAGGATAGGGTCATGGTCGTTCTGGCcaaccccaagtctttgcatcTCAATCCGCACATGGTCCCTCCACCAGGCCTTACTACCAAATATGCCACAAAGTCGATCATATGGTGCCATCATGCTAGTTTCACTTCAACCAAAATTTTGAAGCTCCCTGTCCATCACCCTCGGATGCTTACATATCCACAAAGGCACCTTCACAAAATAATGAGTGGTACCCAGACACTGGTGCTACAAATCATATCATCTCTGATTTAGAAAACTTGCACCTAAATGTCGAGTAGTATACTTGCCCAAATTAAGTTCAAGTTGTTCAAGGTTAAGATTTACAAATTCATGATACCGGTTCCTCTACTTTATTCTCTTCCTCTAAAACTTTCTTTCTTCGTAATATTCTTCATGTCCCTACCATTTGTAAAAATCTTCTATCTGCCTATCAATTCACCAAAGACAATAACatcttttttgaatttcatccttttttattatttgttgaacccaaggtttcaagtttcatgtgattataaatctacacatggattttgatgataacaaataaatttaaagaataaaggagtttcaaactcaagttgtccacacaatggagtcaagcacatcaaagaaccaagcatgagcaagaaggaaataagttcacattaaagtcatagagtaatgttgtaaatctcttaaaattcgaaattaggattaatgctcaaaattaatattttatcataaagcattaaaatatatttttcacatgtgcatgaatttttttgaaaattaaatttgaaaattttgaaagatgattgattgtcatcttttacatgtgcatgccttgattaaagggttgaactttaaaaatattaaagatgattgattgtcatctttcacatgtgcacgttttatttgaatattttcaaaagtgattgatgcttttttagacttatacaaaaggtagatgattttgtttgaaaattttgaaaagtaaagtgtgctccttttgtcatatacaaaatgtaaaaaattaggtttgaattttttgaaaatgaaagtgtgctccttttgtcatatgccaaaagtaaaatattaggtttgatttttttgaaaaagtgaatgatgttgtttttgacatgtgaatcttttttaatttgaatatgaagtctcatatgcctataaatagatcatttgagagcttcacattcacaacaccaagagcatacaacattcattcaaagctttcattctctcttctctaagcattgagccttaatccttgttcattttgagagatatagattgcgctgtattgttcttatttcactcattgaggagagttttctgataacctacccactattagctcttgtatcagaaaaatggtgtgtataacccttatgtgtgtagaaagtattctacacgggaaatagttaaatcactacgtgtaatgtgattgcaagtgtagagggtgttctacacggatcctttgtagcgatgtcgttcaa
This genomic interval from Carya illinoinensis cultivar Pawnee chromosome 10, C.illinoinensisPawnee_v1, whole genome shotgun sequence contains the following:
- the LOC122279070 gene encoding L-type lectin-domain containing receptor kinase VIII.1-like; translated protein: MAALSISGHLAALSFFILFFESLAIDPDSSFSFTRFENDSIIESKIALYGDAKVVDGGFQLTGPASSRAGRVMYKSPIKLVEGNSRNLVSFSTYFSFSMSTGNGDDLDFLMVPSGFNISELGNTSSGLSLGSGKTKIKVVAVKFYTLRDDTNGLVKNHVGIGVGSFVSEIFSKASAYNLSRSSGKAHAWIDYEAGSKRIEVRLSDDGHSRPSGPLLSYRMDLSKVCEDEKVFVGFSSSSRNSSSTCFLHSWTFRLRHVPNWMHSEPLDPKAFAKSTKTLAARKSCDCLSRLLAMMIFGAACGALAAFTVLYLWTIFGHRRPVVPEEEFSMQPMDCDCKKVGVVVEKAIKDGK